Proteins from one Sabethes cyaneus chromosome 2, idSabCyanKW18_F2, whole genome shotgun sequence genomic window:
- the LOC128734545 gene encoding DNA repair and recombination protein RAD54B-like: MLELLNSPENHARALETLAKARKSSAMKEVVNHSSSETIRFIVVWGKITTRKHKTWEGDGTLELVGRCATLKDDNEKIITSANGIKLEELKEGCRLIVGSKEVEIIERIVSSDRGLNETSKMNQSPAIPTCTTFRPPKILENSSSMGNKNPITFKRVGAKTEEIPDDFIPLLMQPPNFEHQWKHNRNKVAISEVVVPYCLAKHLRPHQRDGVNFLYNCLMGFTLQEREWYGAILADEMGLGKTLQCISTIYTMLKLGPYGQPLIKRVLIVTPSSLVENWNLEFSKWLDTERIFTFIVGPNNKLRKYVQSPHIPILIISYEKLTKQIAELEPVKFDLIVCDEGHRLKNDTIRAFSVLDSIDCNRRILLTGTPIQNDLQEFYSLINFVNPGLLGSYIDFRTKYENPIVQLQQPNITSELEEQGKTRLDELNQITSAFVLRRTQEINNKYLPEKQELVIFVRPSVLQQRLLHIALEFYNQPEKSVMPLQLITILKKICNHPSLITTYKDNEPDSLNEFLKQQLPPWTDMSPDDSGKVGVLENLLERLLEHREKVVIVSYYSKTLDMIMGLCEHYNYKFCRLDGSTPANDRHKIVSSFNSPSDTFIFLLSAKAGGAGLNLIGASRLVLFDNDWNPASDLQAMSRIWRDGQRRPVYIYRLITAFTIEEKIYQRQISKTSLSGTVVDQKLNLSNLKFSDDELKDLFSYSESCCDSDCLTHQLLACICKGSGDTPEAFETNQDCNDSLKSRFQIQINKTSAVKQQRSMKMQELMRWEHYRNPIQVNVLEELLLVDSLDDIVFLFRNRLNKPIETTHMNKENK; the protein is encoded by the exons ATGTTAGAGTTGTTGAATAGTCCGGAGAATCATGCTCGAGCGTTAGAGACGTTAGCCAAGGCCCGAAAATCCAGCGCTATGAAGGAAGTGGTAAATCATTCATCGAGTGAAACAATTCGTTTTATTGTTGTGTGGGGTAAAATAACTACCCGCAAACACAAAACATGGGAAGGAGATGGAACGTTAGAACTGGTAGGACGGTGTGCAACCTTAAAAGATGACAACGAAAAAATCATTACCTCAGCTAACGGAATCAAACTAGAAGAACTGAAGGAGGGCTGTCGGCTGATTGTTGGTTCGAAAGAAGTAGAAATTATAGAACGGATAGTTAGCTCTGATAGAGGTCTGAATGAAACTTCAAAAATGAATCAGTCGCCGGCCATCCCCACTTGTACAACTTTTAGACCTccaaaaatactcgaaaacaGCAGTTCTATGGGTAACAAAAATCCAATCACCTTTAAGCGTGTAGGCGCGAAAACAGAGGAGATTCCAGATGATTTCATTCCGCTATTAATGCAGCCTCCGAATTTTGAGCATCAATGGAAACATAATAGAAACAAGGTTGCAATATCAGAAGTCGTGGTTCCATATTGCTTGGCCAAGCATTTGCGGCCTCATCAGCGAGACGGGGTCAACTTTTTATACAATTGCCTCATGGGATTTACATTGCAAGAACGTGAATGGTATGGAGCAATCTTGGCCGATGAGATGGGCTTAGGTAAAACGTTGCAATGCATTTCTACTATATACACTATGTTGAAACTAGGTCCCTATGGTCAACCTTTAATTAAACGAGTTTTAATAGTTACCCCTAGTAGCTTAGTAGAGAATTGGAACCTGGAATTTTCTAAGTGGTTGGACACGGAGAGAATTTTCACTTTTATAGTAGGACCCAATAataaattgagaaaatatgtgCAGTCACCTCATATACCAATTCTAATAATTTCTTATGAAAAGTTAACTAAGCAAATAGCCGAATTGGAGCCAgtcaaatttgatttaataGTATGTGATGAAGGACATCGACTTAAAAACGACACAATTAGAGCCTTTTCCGTGTTAGACAGTATTGATTGCAATCGTAGAATTCTACTGACAGGAACACCGATCCAAAATGATTTACAGGAGTTTTATTCTTTGATAAATTTTGTAAATCCTGGACTGCTAGGATCATACATTGATTTCAGAACCAAATATGAAAATCCTATTGTACAATTGCAACAACCAAATATTACATCAGAATTGGAAGAACAAGGCAAGACTCGTCTTGATGAATTGAACCAAATAACCTCGGCCTTTGTGCTTCGCCGTACACAAGAAATTAACAATAAATACTTGCCGGAAAAGCAAGAATTGGTTATATTTGTCCGTCCTTCTGTGCTCCAACAAAGACTATTGCATATAGCGTTGGAATTCTACAATCAACCTGAAAAATCTGTAATGCCCTTGCAGCTGATTACTATTCTCAAAAAGATATGCAATCATCCGTCGCTTATTACAACTTACAAAGATAACGAGCCAGATTCACTGAATGAATTCCTGAAACAACAGTTACCTCCGTGGACTGACATGAGTCCGGACGATTCTGGAAAGGTTGGCGTACTTGAAAACCTACTGGAAAGATTACTCGAACATAGAGAGAAAGTCGTTATTGTTTCTTATTACAGTAAGACATTAGACATGATAATGGGACTCTGTGAACATTATAACTACAAATTTTGTCGACTTGATGGATCCACACCAGCTAATGATAGACATAAAATTGTGTCCAGTTTCAACAGTCCATCGGATACTTTTATATTTCTCTTGAGTGCAAAAGCTGGTGGAGCAGGGCTTAACCTAATAGGTGCCTCTCGACTGGTGTTGTTCGATAACGACTGGAATCCAGCAAGCGATTTACAAGCAATGTCTCGAATTTGGCGTGATGGTCAAAGACGGCCAGTATATATTTATCGTCTCATTACTGCGTTTACTATCGAGGAAAAAATATACCAACGACAAATCTCAAAAACTTCTCTGAGTGGTACTGTTGTAGACCAAAAACTAAATCTTAGTAATCTGAAATTCTCAGATGACGAGTTGAAAGATTTATTCTCGTACTCAGAAAGTTGCTGTGATAGTGATTGTCTCACTCATCAGCTACTTGCGTGCATTTGTAAAGGATCAGGGGATACACCTGAGGCCTTTGAAACTAACCAAGACTGTAACGATTCATTGAAAAGCCGATTTcaaatacaaataaacaaaacaagcgCAGTCAAACAGCAACGATCAATGAAGATGCAAGAGTTGATGCGTTGGGAGCATTATAGAAACCCTATTCAAGTCAACGTTTTAGAG GAATTGTTACTAGTTGACAGCTTGGATGATATTGTGTTCTTGTTTCGCAACCGACTTAACAAGCCCATTGAAACGACACACATGAATAAAGAGAATAAATAG